One Hyphomicrobiales bacterium genomic window carries:
- a CDS encoding AMP-binding protein produces MANSAEKLSSPPAIRDVNACRGLDLSYEDIRRRYVVETPREYNLATDTVTRRAKGRDGGQIALVVDRPDRASARYTFAELDLLSDRFAQFLSLRGVRRGDVVIVYAGQGLAAAVAPLAIYKLGAISAPLSLLYGPRTIEHVIGDSGAKVMVSEADALEGLEAGGVGLQQISTLVVDGQSGRATHRFEETIADGIERRAPETTRAEDPALLLYTSGSTGLPKGILHAHRFLTGYFSSVSLFYELDMASPGMRLWTPSDWSWIAGIVNVMLTGWHFGHTVVAGQGRFTPEWAFDFLERNRVTHCFLTPTALKRMAQMDEPRRRWPELALRAIGTGGEPLPSAVLDWFARELDLPVNEFYGLTEVNHLVGNSSGLFPVRPGSMGKAYPGHRIEMLDEAGRPVADGTLGEIAAHESDPTLFLGYWGQPERTAAMRTGEWVRTGDFGVRDEDGYFWYHGRNDDLIKSAGYRIGPAEVEDCLVRHPDVAEAAVIGRADSERGQVVVAYVRCREGIVGDARLREALQRHVKTELAVYKYPRDIVFVDGFPTTSTGKISRKELRLLEESKPAAGG; encoded by the coding sequence ATGGCGAACAGCGCCGAAAAATTGTCGTCGCCTCCTGCGATCCGGGACGTCAATGCCTGCCGCGGGCTCGACCTTTCCTATGAGGACATCCGGCGCCGTTACGTGGTCGAGACGCCGAGGGAATACAATCTCGCGACCGACACGGTGACACGGCGGGCCAAGGGCCGTGACGGGGGGCAGATCGCCCTCGTCGTCGACCGGCCGGACCGGGCCAGCGCCCGATACACTTTCGCCGAACTCGACCTCCTCTCGGACCGATTCGCGCAATTTCTTTCCTTGCGTGGCGTGCGACGGGGCGATGTCGTGATCGTCTATGCGGGCCAGGGGCTCGCCGCGGCCGTGGCACCGCTCGCCATCTACAAGCTCGGGGCGATCAGCGCGCCACTCTCCCTTCTCTATGGCCCGCGCACGATCGAGCATGTGATAGGCGACAGCGGCGCGAAAGTGATGGTGAGCGAGGCGGACGCTCTCGAGGGGCTCGAGGCCGGCGGCGTCGGACTGCAACAGATTTCGACGCTCGTGGTCGACGGGCAATCGGGTCGGGCGACGCACAGGTTCGAGGAGACCATCGCGGACGGGATCGAGCGCCGTGCGCCGGAGACGACGCGCGCCGAGGACCCGGCGCTCCTGCTTTATACCTCCGGGTCCACGGGGCTGCCGAAAGGCATCCTGCACGCGCACCGGTTCCTCACCGGATATTTCTCCTCCGTGTCGCTCTTTTACGAACTCGACATGGCCAGCCCCGGCATGCGCCTCTGGACGCCGTCCGACTGGTCGTGGATCGCCGGCATCGTCAACGTGATGCTGACGGGCTGGCATTTCGGGCACACGGTCGTGGCGGGGCAGGGCCGGTTCACACCGGAGTGGGCCTTCGACTTCCTCGAGCGAAACCGGGTGACGCACTGCTTCCTGACGCCGACGGCGCTGAAGCGTATGGCGCAAATGGACGAGCCGCGACGTCGCTGGCCGGAGCTGGCGCTGCGGGCCATAGGCACGGGCGGCGAGCCGCTGCCGAGCGCGGTGCTGGATTGGTTCGCCCGCGAGCTGGACCTGCCGGTCAACGAGTTCTACGGCCTCACCGAGGTCAACCACCTCGTCGGCAACAGCAGCGGCCTCTTTCCCGTGCGGCCCGGCTCCATGGGCAAGGCCTATCCCGGCCATCGCATCGAGATGCTGGACGAGGCGGGCCGGCCGGTCGCCGACGGCACGCTTGGAGAGATCGCCGCGCACGAGAGCGATCCGACGCTCTTTCTGGGCTATTGGGGTCAGCCCGAGCGAACCGCCGCGATGCGGACCGGGGAATGGGTGCGTACGGGTGATTTCGGCGTTCGCGACGAGGACGGCTACTTCTGGTATCACGGGCGCAACGACGACCTCATAAAGAGCGCGGGCTACCGGATCGGGCCGGCCGAGGTCGAGGACTGCCTCGTGCGCCATCCGGACGTCGCCGAGGCGGCGGTCATCGGGCGAGCGGACAGTGAGCGCGGGCAGGTGGTGGTCGCGTATGTCCGGTGCCGCGAGGGGATCGTCGGGGACGCGCGGTTGCGCGAAGCCCTGCAACGCCACGTCAAGACCGAACTTGCGGTCTACAAGTACCCGCGCGACATTGTGTTCGTCGACGGGTTTCCGACCACGTCGACCGGTAAGATCAGTCGCAAGGAGCTGAGGCTTCTCGAAGAATCCAAGCCCGCCGCTGGTGGGTGA
- a CDS encoding LysR family transcriptional regulator — protein sequence MFTLIQLETFYWVARLGGFSAAARHLNATQPAISARIRQLEHLLGARVFERDSRGIALTPSGESLFLEAEELIRHVGRIRYDLSDPRLIAGRIRIGVAELVAVTWLNALVSRLNETYPKVRIELDVDLTLSLSEKLAAGGLDVAILPGPIADSSLELHSVGSAPFAWMASPSLGVPAGPITPKDLAAWPIITLSNRSNLHKLLEEWFARGSAQLRRIDVCNSLSVVTQMVLAGLGISYLSVLQTREMVGSGRLHIVETTPTIAALEYFVAFPRRSTAPLAAAVARLAVEVSNFDPAPTLEIPSPPTRARSRKASGRPITRSRGAKRRQHG from the coding sequence ATGTTCACGCTCATCCAGCTCGAGACGTTCTATTGGGTGGCCCGCCTCGGTGGCTTCTCGGCCGCGGCCCGCCATCTCAATGCGACCCAGCCCGCGATCTCCGCCCGCATCCGCCAGCTCGAGCATCTGCTCGGCGCACGGGTCTTCGAGCGCGACAGCCGCGGCATCGCGCTGACCCCGAGCGGGGAATCGCTCTTCCTCGAGGCCGAGGAACTCATCCGCCACGTCGGCCGCATCCGCTATGACCTCTCCGATCCCCGCCTGATCGCTGGTCGCATCCGGATCGGCGTTGCTGAATTGGTCGCCGTCACCTGGCTCAACGCGCTCGTCTCACGCCTCAACGAGACGTATCCCAAGGTCCGCATCGAGCTCGACGTCGACCTCACGCTGTCGTTGAGCGAAAAGCTCGCCGCCGGCGGCCTCGATGTCGCGATCCTGCCGGGGCCGATCGCCGACAGCAGTCTTGAACTCCACTCCGTCGGCAGCGCCCCCTTTGCCTGGATGGCGAGCCCGTCGCTGGGCGTGCCCGCCGGCCCCATCACGCCGAAGGACCTCGCCGCCTGGCCGATCATCACGCTTTCGAACCGCTCCAACCTCCACAAGCTGCTCGAGGAGTGGTTCGCGCGCGGCAGCGCGCAGTTGCGCCGCATCGACGTCTGCAACAGCCTCAGCGTGGTGACCCAGATGGTCCTGGCCGGCCTCGGCATCAGCTATCTGTCGGTTCTGCAGACCCGGGAGATGGTCGGCTCCGGTCGCCTTCACATCGTCGAAACGACGCCGACGATCGCAGCGCTCGAATACTTCGTCGCCTTCCCGCGGCGATCCACCGCACCGCTTGCGGCAGCCGTCGCGCGCCTTGCCGTCGAGGTCAGCAACTTCGATCCGGCGCCAACGCTGGAGATACCGTCACCGCCAACCCGGGCGAGATCGCGCAAGGCTTCGGGCCGCCCCATAACGCGTTCGCGGGGCGCGAAACGCCGGCAGCACGGTTGA
- a CDS encoding MIP family channel protein, which produces MNQRTETSAESRVEAPAPALPPLAGAITGEFIGTFILVFFGVGSVMAAVATGAQMGLWQVAVVWFIGVSLAIYITAGLSGAHINPAITLAASVYDRFPLRRVPLYWLAQLAGAMVAALVLYAMFAEAIVEFEARRGLLRGGPSSELSAMVFGEYFPNPAVYGTAEDAWRIVSLERAFLAEMVGTAMLAFVVFSLTSSHNPSRPPDGAIAVVIGLCVAAIISVVAPLTQAGLNPARDLGPRIVSYFLGWGTIAIPGPRGGWLSVYVAAPLLGALIGAGLQRFVVWLRTRS; this is translated from the coding sequence ATGAATCAGAGAACCGAAACGTCTGCCGAAAGCCGCGTCGAGGCCCCGGCACCCGCCCTTCCGCCGCTCGCCGGGGCGATCACCGGCGAGTTCATCGGCACCTTCATTCTCGTCTTCTTCGGGGTCGGCTCGGTCATGGCGGCGGTCGCGACCGGCGCGCAGATGGGCCTCTGGCAGGTGGCGGTGGTCTGGTTCATCGGCGTCAGTCTCGCCATCTACATCACGGCCGGGCTCTCGGGGGCACACATCAACCCGGCGATCACGCTGGCGGCCTCGGTCTACGACAGGTTTCCGCTCCGCCGCGTTCCACTCTACTGGCTGGCGCAGCTTGCCGGCGCGATGGTCGCCGCGCTCGTGCTCTATGCGATGTTCGCCGAGGCGATCGTCGAGTTCGAGGCGCGGCGCGGGCTGCTGCGCGGTGGACCATCGAGCGAGCTTTCGGCGATGGTGTTCGGGGAATATTTTCCCAATCCCGCCGTCTATGGAACCGCCGAGGACGCCTGGCGCATCGTTTCTCTCGAGAGGGCGTTCCTGGCGGAGATGGTCGGCACGGCGATGCTGGCGTTCGTCGTCTTCTCGCTGACCAGTTCGCACAATCCCTCTCGCCCGCCGGACGGAGCGATCGCGGTGGTCATCGGGCTCTGCGTCGCGGCCATCATCTCGGTCGTGGCCCCATTGACACAGGCCGGTCTCAACCCGGCCCGCGATCTCGGGCCGCGCATCGTCAGCTATTTCCTCGGCTGGGGGACGATTGCCATTCCGGGTCCGCGTGGGGGCTGGCTGAGCGTCTACGTCGCCGCGCCGCTGCTCGGCGCGCTGATCGGGGCGGGACTGCAGCGCTTCGTCGTCTGGCTGCGCACGCGCTCCTGA